A stretch of the Medicago truncatula cultivar Jemalong A17 chromosome 5, MtrunA17r5.0-ANR, whole genome shotgun sequence genome encodes the following:
- the LOC11416523 gene encoding amino acid transporter AVT3C yields the protein MVFKEAGSSSYSLPPYPREDTPLLTNSPPLSSQFKTCANIFIAIVGAGVLGLPYSFKRTGYLTGLINLFTIAYLTYHCMLLLVNTRRKLESITGFSKIKSFGDLGFTICGPLGRFSVDSMIVLSQAGFCVSYLIFISSTLSFLTAGDETDTIFIGLTAKSLYLWGCFPFQLGLNSIKTLTHLAPLSIFADVVDISAKSVVMVEDVFVFMQNRPNLEAFKGFGVFFYGIGVAVYAFEGIGMVLPLESETKDKEKFGRVLGLGMGMISILFGAFGVLGYFAFGEETKDIITNNLGQGVIGVMVQLGLCINLFITFPLMMNPVYEVFERRFCDSRYCLWVRWLLVLVVSLVAVLVPNFADFLSLVGSSVCVVLGFVLPALFHCMVFKEELGWKCLVSDGAIMVFGFVVAVYGTYTSVSEILSPKA from the coding sequence ATGGTGTTCAAAGAAGCAGGTTCATCATCCTACTCACTCCCACCCTACCCACGCGAAGACACCCCCCTTCTTACTAACTCACCCCCCCTCTCTTCCCAATTCAAAACCTGCGCCAACATCTTCATCGCCATCGTCGGCGCCGGCGTTCTCGGTCTCCCTTACTCCTTCAAACGCACCGGCTACCTCACCGGTCTCATCAACCTATTTACCATCGCTTACCTCACCTACCACTGCATGCTCCTCCTCGTCAACACTCGCCGGAAACTCGAATCCATCACCGGTTTCtccaaaatcaaatctttcgGCGATTTGGGTTTCACCATTTGTGGCCCATTAGGTCGTTTTTCCGTTGACTCCATGATTGTGCTTTCACAAGCTGGGTTTTGTGTCAGTTACcttattttcatttcttcaactTTATCATTTCTCACCGCCGGTGATGAAACAGACACTATTTTCATCGGTTTAACGGCGAAAAGTTTGTATCTTTGGGGTTGTTTTCCATTTCAATTAGGGTTGAATTCGATCAAAACTTTGACCCATTTAGCCCCTTTGAGTATTTTTGCTGATGTTGTTGATATTTCTGCTAAGAGTGTTGTTATGGTTGaagatgtttttgttttcatgcAAAATAGACCAAATTTGGAAGCTTTTAAgggttttggtgtttttttctATGGTATTGGTGTAGCTGTTTATGCTTTTGAAGGGATTGGAATGGTTTTGCCTTTGGAAAGTGAGACTAAAGATAAGGAGAAATTTGGAAGGGTTTTAGGGTTAGGGATGGGTATGATTTCTATATTATTTGGTGCATTTGGTGTTTTAGGTTATTTTGCTTTTGGTGAAGAAACTAAGgatattattactaataatttaGGTCAAGGTGTGATAGGTGTTATGGTTCAATTAGGGCTatgtattaatttgtttattacaTTTCCTTTGATGATGAATCCTGTTTATGAGGTTTTTGAGAGAAGGTTTTGTGATTCTAGGTATTGTTTATGGGTGAGGTGGTTGTTGGTTTTGGTGGTGAGTTTGGTGGCAGTTTTGGTGCCAAATTTTGCTGATTTTTTGTCACTTGTTGGAAGTAGTGTTTGTGTTGTTCTTGGTTTTGTGTTGCCTGCTTTGTTTCATTGTATGGTTTTTAAGGAAGAGTTGGGTTGGAAATGCTTGGTTTCAGATGGGGCAATTATGGTTTTTGGATTTGTTGTTGCTGTTTATGGAACCTATACTTCTGTTTCAGAGATTCTTTCTCCTAAGGCttaa